The Desulfosporosinus acidiphilus SJ4 genome has a window encoding:
- the pabB gene encoding aminodeoxychorismate synthase component I — MADYKEWSGYCPAVDIYSSYAEEKDTVFLDSSLKNMYGNYSIIGIHPYLRIEDRNGELFVNGVPQKGTLTGYISDYLLHHEEENPTALPLLSGAVGYLTYDFGMRSLKLSSRHPKIVDIPEALFIFYEHFIIEDKKNRKIYLAAAGCLNNGEDSLAALEKDLQERLNCRTHTLLQPEIAQKGPCICSDFEKEEYLEAINKVINYIVEGDIYITNMTRQIRVESQVQPYEVFLRLHRNNPAPFSGYLNYGDFKMVCSSPERLLKLTAGIAETRPIKGTRKRGGNPAEDNALRAELLHSAKDRSELLMIVDLERNDLNKVCVPGSVEVPQLFEVEAYATVFHLVATITGKLKEGVTSMDLLTAMFPGGSITGAPKRRAMEIIDELEHSRRGIYTGSIGYLSLDNSCDFNIVIRTAVYKDGTYHLGVGGGITCESDLEFEFEETEQKAKALLEAMK, encoded by the coding sequence ATGGCTGACTACAAGGAGTGGTCCGGTTACTGTCCTGCTGTCGATATTTATTCAAGCTATGCTGAAGAAAAAGACACCGTGTTCCTGGATTCTTCTTTGAAAAACATGTATGGAAATTATTCGATCATCGGAATTCATCCCTATCTGAGAATTGAGGACAGAAACGGTGAATTGTTTGTAAACGGCGTCCCTCAAAAAGGGACATTGACAGGTTATATTTCCGACTATTTGCTGCACCATGAGGAAGAGAATCCAACAGCTCTTCCCCTGCTCTCAGGAGCTGTTGGTTATCTTACCTACGATTTTGGTATGAGGTCGCTGAAACTCTCCTCCCGTCACCCCAAGATCGTCGATATCCCGGAAGCATTATTTATTTTTTATGAGCATTTTATTATCGAAGATAAAAAAAACAGAAAGATCTATCTGGCTGCCGCAGGGTGCTTGAATAACGGGGAAGATAGTCTAGCCGCTTTGGAGAAGGATTTACAGGAAAGACTGAATTGCCGCACACATACCCTACTCCAACCCGAAATTGCCCAAAAGGGTCCCTGCATCTGTTCTGACTTCGAAAAAGAGGAATACCTTGAAGCGATCAACAAGGTGATTAATTATATCGTTGAAGGCGATATCTATATAACAAATATGACCCGTCAAATCAGGGTGGAAAGTCAGGTTCAGCCCTATGAGGTGTTTTTACGGCTCCATAGGAACAACCCTGCACCTTTTAGCGGCTATTTAAATTACGGGGATTTTAAGATGGTTTGTTCTTCACCGGAGCGTTTATTAAAGTTAACCGCTGGGATTGCGGAAACACGCCCCATTAAAGGGACCAGAAAAAGAGGAGGAAATCCCGCAGAGGACAACGCATTGCGAGCAGAATTATTGCATTCAGCCAAAGATCGAAGCGAATTATTGATGATTGTCGATCTGGAGCGGAACGACCTGAACAAAGTTTGTGTACCAGGAAGCGTAGAAGTTCCCCAGTTATTCGAAGTTGAAGCCTATGCGACAGTATTCCATCTGGTGGCGACGATTACCGGCAAACTTAAAGAAGGTGTGACTTCAATGGATCTTCTGACGGCAATGTTTCCCGGCGGCTCAATTACCGGAGCACCCAAGCGGAGAGCCATGGAAATCATTGATGAGTTGGAACACTCCCGCCGAGGGATTTATACCGGGTCCATAGGGTATCTGTCCTTAGATAATAGCTGCGATTTTAATATTGTGATTCGTACGGCTGTCTATAAAGACGGGACGTATCATTTGGGGGTTGGCGGCGGGATTACCTGTGAATCCGATTTGGAATTTGAATTTGAAGAAACCGAGCAAAAAGCTAAAGCTTTATTGGAGGCTATGAAATGA
- a CDS encoding aminotransferase class IV codes for MRPLNDFVLDDGYRLGLGAFETISVKNGKGILLPYHLERLLNALDTLEIPMPLSLEEDIAYHISRMPVNEDVLRISVSQNNTVWETRKNAYTNEHYTQGFSLIFSSTRRNETSPLTGIKSLNQGDNFLQRRLALRSGYDEAVFLNSKGELTEGTVSNLFFISNKQLYTPAANCGLLAGTVRRWLLENYDVKEIHILPNDLESFQEMFISNALLGIMPVFRLGTHNFPERTVTYELLDLYRKMTEGSSGKF; via the coding sequence ATGAGACCTTTAAATGACTTTGTCTTAGATGATGGATACCGGTTGGGTCTCGGTGCTTTTGAGACGATTTCTGTGAAAAACGGCAAAGGGATCCTTCTTCCGTATCACTTGGAACGTCTTCTAAACGCTCTAGATACGTTGGAAATCCCAATGCCGCTTTCTTTAGAAGAGGATATAGCCTATCATATTAGCCGGATGCCGGTAAATGAAGATGTGCTGCGGATTAGCGTATCGCAGAATAATACAGTCTGGGAAACGCGGAAGAATGCCTATACCAATGAGCACTACACTCAAGGATTCTCATTAATATTTAGTTCAACGCGCAGAAATGAAACATCTCCGCTGACAGGAATTAAATCTCTAAACCAAGGTGACAATTTCCTCCAAAGACGCTTGGCGTTACGCAGCGGTTATGATGAGGCCGTATTTCTTAATTCTAAGGGGGAGCTGACGGAAGGAACTGTATCCAATCTCTTTTTTATTTCGAATAAACAACTCTACACACCTGCCGCCAACTGTGGTCTATTGGCCGGTACAGTCCGCCGTTGGCTGCTCGAAAACTATGATGTAAAAGAAATTCATATTCTCCCTAACGATCTGGAATCCTTTCAGGAGATGTTTATAAGCAATGCTTTGTTAGGCATCATGCCGGTATTTCGATTGGGTACGCATAACTTTCCGGAACGAACTGTAACCTATGAATTACTTGACCTGTACAGGAAAATGACAGAAGGATCAAGTGGGAAGTTCTAA
- a CDS encoding MBL fold metallo-hydrolase, with amino-acid sequence MFNNQSDKKIRHKLRQPIYIPSPHQWSDKEVTVSWLGHATFLINFFGTRILLDPALNSHIGITPLGNLTLGPSRYIASPLQWNEVGPLDLLLVSHAHTDHFDYPSLRRLQSPKTIAVTAKNTLPLWKGMKFQAIEEMHWQDCKSFSGVSIKAIEGKHWGARIPWKKGMEANSFLLSKNDVHIFFGADTGYTELFRQQLQGSKIDLAIMGIGAYSPKSFEASHATPEQAWRMAQEISAQWIIPMHWGTFKLSQEPIEEPIVRFRQAASGETERIAIQEVGDTWILPR; translated from the coding sequence ATGTTCAATAATCAAAGTGATAAAAAAATTAGGCACAAGTTAAGGCAGCCTATTTATATTCCTTCCCCTCATCAATGGTCTGACAAGGAAGTTACTGTCTCTTGGCTAGGCCATGCAACGTTTCTCATCAACTTCTTTGGCACAAGGATTCTTCTCGATCCTGCTCTTAATTCTCATATCGGCATTACGCCTCTGGGCAACCTGACATTAGGTCCCAGCCGTTATATAGCCTCTCCTTTGCAGTGGAACGAAGTCGGCCCCCTTGATTTGCTGCTTGTCTCCCATGCTCATACCGATCACTTTGATTATCCTTCGTTGCGCAGGCTGCAATCTCCTAAAACAATTGCCGTTACCGCCAAAAATACCCTTCCTTTGTGGAAGGGTATGAAATTTCAAGCTATTGAAGAAATGCACTGGCAAGACTGTAAGTCTTTCTCCGGAGTCAGCATCAAAGCTATTGAAGGGAAACACTGGGGGGCCCGAATACCTTGGAAGAAAGGTATGGAAGCCAACAGCTTTCTTCTCTCGAAAAATGATGTCCATATCTTCTTCGGGGCTGATACAGGCTATACCGAGCTTTTTCGGCAACAACTTCAGGGATCGAAAATTGACTTAGCCATCATGGGGATTGGCGCCTACTCTCCTAAATCCTTTGAAGCAAGCCACGCTACTCCTGAACAAGCTTGGAGAATGGCTCAGGAAATCTCGGCCCAATGGATTATTCCTATGCATTGGGGAACCTTTAAGTTGTCCCAGGAACCCATAGAAGAACCTATTGTTCGTTTTCGTCAGGCAGCGTCCGGAGAGACAGAAAGGATAGCGATTCAGGAAGTAGGAGATACATGGATTCTGCCCCGTTGA
- the bshB2 gene encoding bacillithiol biosynthesis deacetylase BshB2: protein MERHVLVVFPHPDDETFGCGGTLALFAKSGVPITYVCGTLGQMGRNMGKPFFANRESLPKIREAELEEACKAIGIQHLIKLGLRDKTIEFEDPEPLINKIGEILREVRPSLVLTHYPGYAVHPDHNALGELTIKALSRLSPQERPTVYAHAFARDCQDIIGPPDIVNDISAVADVKFAAILAHRSQSQVFLPRNASGQVKEPSKNFYSQRLQQESFWTYHFS from the coding sequence TTGGAACGACACGTTCTGGTAGTTTTTCCACATCCGGACGACGAAACCTTTGGATGTGGCGGGACTTTAGCACTCTTTGCCAAATCGGGAGTTCCGATTACTTATGTTTGCGGAACTTTAGGACAGATGGGACGCAACATGGGCAAGCCTTTCTTTGCCAATCGGGAATCTTTGCCTAAAATCCGGGAAGCGGAGTTAGAGGAAGCGTGCAAGGCGATCGGGATTCAACATCTGATTAAGCTCGGCTTACGGGATAAAACCATTGAGTTTGAAGACCCCGAACCCTTAATCAATAAAATCGGGGAGATTCTCCGGGAGGTCCGGCCTTCCCTGGTGCTTACTCACTATCCCGGATATGCGGTACATCCGGATCATAATGCGCTTGGAGAATTGACAATCAAGGCCCTTTCCCGTCTCTCCCCTCAAGAACGCCCCACCGTCTATGCCCATGCTTTTGCCCGCGATTGTCAGGACATTATCGGCCCGCCGGATATCGTCAACGATATTTCGGCCGTAGCTGATGTAAAGTTCGCTGCTATCCTGGCACACCGCTCACAATCGCAAGTATTTTTGCCCCGTAACGCCTCTGGGCAAGTTAAAGAACCCTCGAAGAACTTTTATAGTCAAAGACTTCAACAAGAGTCTTTCTGGACCTATCACTTTTCTTGA
- a CDS encoding YojF family protein, which yields MNPIDKSIVQPALNSFLNREVYLHLETTNGAYAAHRQESQMTVGAYIRNGLITYVRGTITGDGPYRVGLKMNSGWVYAEGLTDFELNQEGQLLLAGHDQEGRLAVALELSLEPFEL from the coding sequence ATGAATCCAATCGATAAATCAATTGTACAGCCAGCGCTTAACAGTTTTCTCAACCGCGAGGTTTATCTCCACCTTGAGACGACCAATGGGGCATATGCCGCTCATCGACAAGAAAGCCAAATGACGGTTGGGGCCTATATTCGCAATGGCCTTATCACTTATGTCCGGGGAACCATCACAGGTGACGGGCCCTACCGTGTGGGTCTGAAGATGAACAGCGGCTGGGTCTACGCCGAAGGACTGACCGACTTTGAACTGAATCAAGAGGGCCAGCTCCTGCTCGCCGGTCATGACCAGGAGGGACGGCTGGCCGTAGCTTTGGAACTTAGTTTAGAACCCTTTGAATTGTAA
- a CDS encoding dimethylarginine dimethylaminohydrolase family protein, protein MNELKTKFGAEKLGRLKKVLLHSPIESLPVISEDNYKYHLFNFVPEIDQYLKEYEQYAQILREHDVQVLFVRDFVRQTKDLLPILPNLPYLHDTAVITSKGAILSKMCPGSRAGEEQVVKEALTNIGIPIFHEFKTHEKFEGCLMLSPAALIIVNTERSNPGTIEGFFSKALEIFEEIIYVEAPQARRFMHADMIFSRISEDLALYFPPAFLKTYLISKQKRMEIDFKSYLEKKSIELIPISDEEQRNWGCSFVPLEPKKFIHYDLALDVQTKKALNERGVQIHEFRPKALLAGGGSLRCLTLRLWRASN, encoded by the coding sequence ATGAACGAATTAAAAACAAAGTTTGGGGCTGAAAAACTAGGCCGCCTTAAAAAGGTGTTGCTGCATAGCCCCATCGAATCCCTCCCTGTTATTTCAGAAGATAATTACAAATACCATCTATTTAATTTTGTACCCGAAATCGATCAATACTTAAAAGAATATGAACAATATGCACAAATACTGCGGGAACACGATGTCCAGGTCCTATTTGTCAGAGATTTCGTGCGGCAGACTAAAGACTTACTACCAATTCTCCCCAATTTGCCTTATCTTCATGATACTGCTGTTATCACAAGCAAAGGAGCCATTCTATCGAAAATGTGCCCCGGCTCCAGGGCAGGCGAAGAACAGGTCGTTAAAGAGGCTCTTACAAATATCGGTATACCTATCTTTCATGAATTTAAAACCCATGAAAAATTCGAAGGCTGTTTAATGTTGTCCCCTGCAGCCTTAATTATTGTGAATACCGAACGTTCAAATCCCGGCACCATCGAAGGATTTTTTTCTAAAGCCCTGGAGATATTTGAAGAAATCATTTACGTCGAGGCACCACAGGCCCGGAGGTTCATGCATGCAGATATGATTTTTAGCAGGATTAGCGAAGACTTAGCCTTGTATTTTCCTCCTGCATTCCTCAAGACATATCTAATCAGTAAGCAAAAACGGATGGAAATTGACTTCAAGTCATATCTGGAAAAAAAGTCGATTGAGCTAATACCAATCAGTGATGAAGAGCAAAGAAATTGGGGGTGCAGCTTTGTGCCTCTTGAACCTAAAAAATTTATTCACTATGATTTGGCCTTAGACGTTCAGACTAAAAAAGCGCTGAATGAACGCGGAGTTCAAATCCACGAATTTCGCCCCAAAGCCCTATTGGCTGGCGGCGGAAGTCTTCGCTGCCTAACTTTAAGGCTTTGGCGGGCTTCCAATTAA
- a CDS encoding HAMP domain-containing sensor histidine kinase, whose product MDRKDIPMLKKPIKLSITKKLAIVLIIICVLPMAILGRMSYVKTKTALTNEITMSAKNLMTEKQRNLNDLMDNVEGLMADISSIDYIKMVLAKDGKSVSDQKRQRIQGMIDYILNSFTNLKGLVSIDVFSLKGQHYHVGDILNEQEINKNELNTLYQKALNSPTPILWEGVGENINLGSRSKKVIVIGTILKRIDPISLKEEPVGILIVNYNLDVFYSHFANTYNDTKYLILDKENKIVYSPDKSEIGSMTDGNLLKLANENSGSFKTTVNGDDKFVLYDKSNKNSWMFLALIPEESIINKIKDTNLGLLFAVSIIFVFLSIFLIGRKFVNRIKRVTNFFKEIQKGTIDFKTRLPVSLNDEMSELYQWFNVFIESLEEKQKTEQELIKAKEAAEAANVAKSQFLANMSHEIRTPMNGIIGYIELLSTMPLEKEQASYIAEVKASTDALLVLINDILDYSKIEAGKMFIDNAPFDLYKLIEDSVSLFSPKAHSKGIEILSFIAEGVPSQVQGDPGRLRQVLNNIIGNAVKFTDKGEVTLKITALKEIEDKVLLQIDIKDTGIGISEEDMKCLFQVFTQADASTTRKYEGTGLGLAISRRILELMGGSITVNSELGRGSTFTLTLEMEKSEIKVEDDLQSTSLEGLNLLIVDDNESNRMIFREYLKETNCKVMSVNNGREGLEILKGLGDENLPQIILVDYMMPEMTGIEFGKKVKEIERFKHIKLILLSSAARLDARLIKTIGFSGYICKPVRKKELLKAISGFAASEAAAPEEPQIPLLTTAENYKQMADLSILLVEDKEVNQRIELIMLKRLGYSANIAVNGKQAVELCDTRKYDIIFMDCQMPVMDGYEATDRIRKMSSLNKHSPIIAMTAHAMEGDRERCVAAGMDDYISKPVTLAALEEMLGKYLTKDQE is encoded by the coding sequence TTGGACCGAAAGGATATTCCTATGTTGAAAAAACCAATCAAACTCAGCATTACTAAAAAACTTGCTATCGTTTTAATAATTATCTGTGTACTTCCTATGGCTATTTTGGGCAGGATGTCTTACGTTAAAACAAAAACTGCCCTGACCAACGAAATAACCATGTCTGCCAAAAACCTAATGACAGAGAAACAACGCAATTTGAATGATCTTATGGATAATGTTGAAGGTCTGATGGCTGACATATCAAGCATTGATTATATCAAAATGGTCTTAGCTAAGGATGGAAAAAGTGTCTCCGATCAGAAGCGGCAGAGGATACAAGGTATGATTGATTATATTCTGAACAGCTTTACTAATCTAAAAGGTCTTGTATCCATTGACGTTTTTTCCTTAAAAGGCCAGCATTATCATGTGGGGGACATCTTGAATGAACAAGAAATTAATAAAAATGAACTGAATACTTTGTATCAAAAAGCCTTGAACTCTCCAACCCCGATTCTCTGGGAGGGCGTCGGAGAGAATATCAATCTCGGATCGCGTTCTAAAAAGGTTATTGTCATTGGGACGATTTTAAAGAGAATTGACCCGATTTCCCTTAAAGAAGAGCCGGTAGGCATACTTATAGTGAACTATAATCTTGACGTTTTCTACAGTCATTTTGCGAACACTTACAATGATACAAAATATCTGATCTTGGATAAGGAAAACAAAATCGTTTATTCCCCGGATAAGTCAGAAATCGGCAGCATGACGGACGGGAATTTACTTAAACTGGCTAATGAAAACTCCGGAAGTTTTAAAACGACTGTTAATGGTGATGATAAGTTCGTCCTTTACGATAAATCCAATAAGAACTCATGGATGTTTCTGGCGCTTATTCCCGAAGAAAGTATTATCAACAAGATTAAAGATACAAACTTAGGGCTGCTTTTTGCGGTTTCCATTATTTTTGTGTTTCTGTCCATTTTCCTGATCGGCAGGAAGTTTGTAAATCGTATCAAGAGAGTAACAAATTTCTTTAAGGAAATTCAAAAAGGTACCATCGATTTTAAAACTCGTTTGCCGGTTTCCTTAAATGATGAGATGAGCGAATTATATCAATGGTTTAATGTATTTATTGAAAGTCTGGAAGAAAAACAAAAGACTGAACAAGAACTGATAAAGGCTAAGGAAGCTGCAGAAGCAGCCAACGTAGCCAAAAGTCAGTTCCTCGCCAACATGTCTCATGAAATTCGGACACCTATGAACGGGATTATTGGTTATATTGAACTCCTTTCCACAATGCCTTTAGAAAAAGAACAAGCAAGTTATATTGCTGAGGTTAAAGCTTCAACGGATGCTCTTCTTGTATTGATCAATGATATCTTGGATTACTCCAAAATTGAAGCCGGTAAGATGTTTATAGATAACGCTCCGTTTGATCTTTACAAACTTATTGAGGATTCAGTTTCTCTATTTTCTCCGAAAGCCCATAGTAAGGGAATTGAAATTCTATCGTTTATCGCAGAGGGAGTTCCCAGCCAAGTGCAAGGAGATCCCGGCAGATTACGGCAAGTTTTGAATAATATTATTGGCAATGCTGTTAAGTTTACAGATAAAGGTGAAGTAACGCTTAAAATAACAGCGCTTAAAGAAATTGAAGATAAGGTGCTTTTGCAAATTGATATTAAGGATACCGGCATAGGCATTTCTGAAGAGGACATGAAGTGTTTATTCCAAGTATTCACTCAGGCAGATGCTTCAACAACGCGGAAGTATGAAGGAACGGGTCTGGGACTTGCCATATCCCGAAGGATCTTGGAACTGATGGGCGGCAGTATAACAGTAAATAGTGAGCTCGGCAGGGGAAGTACATTTACTCTAACTTTAGAGATGGAGAAAAGTGAAATCAAAGTTGAGGATGATTTGCAATCCACAAGTTTGGAGGGGTTAAATCTATTAATTGTTGACGATAACGAAAGCAACAGAATGATCTTCCGGGAATACCTAAAAGAAACCAACTGTAAGGTTATGAGCGTCAATAACGGTAGGGAGGGTCTCGAGATTCTTAAAGGACTGGGAGATGAAAACCTGCCTCAAATTATCCTTGTTGACTATATGATGCCGGAAATGACCGGGATTGAATTTGGCAAAAAGGTTAAAGAGATAGAAAGGTTTAAACATATCAAACTAATTCTGCTTAGTTCTGCAGCTCGGCTTGATGCTAGATTAATTAAAACGATAGGATTTTCGGGATACATTTGTAAGCCTGTCCGCAAGAAGGAATTGCTTAAAGCGATTTCTGGTTTTGCCGCTTCAGAAGCCGCTGCCCCAGAGGAACCACAAATCCCCCTGCTAACTACGGCTGAAAACTATAAACAAATGGCTGATCTCAGTATTTTACTCGTTGAAGACAAAGAGGTTAATCAACGGATAGAACTGATTATGCTGAAAAGGCTTGGTTATTCAGCAAACATAGCCGTGAACGGAAAACAAGCGGTTGAATTATGTGATACTCGAAAATACGATATTATCTTTATGGACTGCCAAATGCCTGTGATGGACGGCTATGAAGCAACAGATAGAATAAGAAAAATGAGTAGTTTAAATAAGCATTCTCCTATTATCGCCATGACCGCTCATGCTATGGAAGGTGATCGTGAAAGGTGTGTCGCGGCAGGTATGGACGATTATATAAGTAAACCGGTGACCCTGGCAGCACTCGAAGAAATGCTCGGAAAATATTTGACCAAAGATCAGGAATAA
- a CDS encoding response regulator transcription factor, producing MLKVLIADDQKLLRESFRTIIERNSEIKVVACASNGKEAYELCGKLRPDVVLMDISMPLCNGTEATKLIKSQYPNIKVLIVTASDDQIDVCQAIRNGADGYILKSVGTEELILSIKSTFLGLQIIHKDVFKPETFAGHSEEPKAPRNNQITVEGVDVKLTDRELDIIEMIVEGKDNKEISASLFIAEGTVKNIITTIISKLHLKDRTQLAVFAIKNSLI from the coding sequence ATATTGAAGGTTTTAATAGCCGATGATCAGAAACTTTTAAGAGAAAGCTTCAGAACAATTATCGAACGAAACAGTGAAATAAAGGTCGTAGCCTGTGCTTCTAATGGCAAAGAAGCCTATGAATTATGCGGAAAGCTCAGGCCCGATGTTGTACTCATGGATATTTCCATGCCTTTATGCAATGGAACTGAAGCAACAAAATTAATCAAATCACAATACCCCAACATTAAGGTACTAATTGTCACTGCATCCGATGATCAAATTGATGTTTGTCAGGCTATCCGCAACGGTGCAGACGGCTATATTCTAAAATCAGTTGGAACCGAAGAATTAATCCTATCCATCAAAAGCACATTCCTCGGTTTGCAAATTATACATAAAGACGTTTTTAAGCCTGAAACATTCGCCGGCCATTCCGAAGAACCAAAAGCACCCAGAAACAACCAAATTACCGTCGAGGGAGTTGATGTAAAGCTTACCGACCGGGAATTGGATATTATCGAAATGATTGTCGAAGGAAAGGATAACAAAGAAATAAGTGCCTCACTGTTTATTGCTGAAGGAACTGTAAAAAATATCATCACGACGATAATCTCTAAACTACACCTCAAGGATAGAACACAACTTGCAGTGTTCGCTATCAAGAATTCCCTGATCTGA
- the bcp gene encoding thioredoxin-dependent thiol peroxidase → MLEVGDKAPDFEAEASDGRKITLSEFITEGKKVILYFYPKDMTSGCTTEACDFRQYHPSFEEAKTVIIGVSKDTMSSHHKFIEKFRLPFLLISDQDLEIIKLYGVWKEKTMYGKKSMGVVRTTFLIDEKGIIRKIYSKVKVAGHVAQVLSDLTTI, encoded by the coding sequence ATGCTAGAGGTAGGAGACAAAGCTCCTGATTTTGAGGCGGAAGCAAGTGATGGCAGAAAGATCACTTTGTCGGAATTTATAACTGAAGGGAAGAAAGTTATTCTCTATTTTTACCCCAAAGATATGACGTCCGGATGCACAACTGAAGCCTGCGACTTTCGTCAGTATCATCCGAGCTTTGAAGAAGCAAAAACAGTTATCATTGGGGTTAGTAAAGACACGATGTCGAGTCACCATAAGTTCATTGAAAAATTTCGGCTGCCCTTCCTCCTGATCAGTGATCAGGACTTAGAAATCATTAAATTATATGGTGTATGGAAAGAAAAGACTATGTATGGAAAAAAGTCTATGGGCGTTGTACGTACTACTTTCCTGATCGATGAAAAGGGCATAATCAGGAAAATCTATTCCAAAGTGAAAGTTGCTGGGCATGTCGCCCAAGTTTTAAGTGATCTCACGACAATTTAA
- the yyaC gene encoding spore protease YyaC, with protein sequence MGVMIIQDVSRRIHVSVNSFIYNIRERQSFVSSLQELSCGKRVLFACIGTDRATGDSLGPLVGTNLKRSGHTVLGTLEEPLHAQNLIQKLNEVSANLQPDLIIAIDACLGRAEDIGKITLADSPLIPGAAVHKNLPTVGDISILGVVNVGGFCELQVLQGTRLHTVMKLANDITHLIWRAIPISHGYSTLRKQGVNSFS encoded by the coding sequence ATGGGGGTGATGATAATTCAAGATGTTTCAAGACGCATACACGTCTCTGTTAATTCCTTTATCTATAATATTAGAGAACGGCAATCCTTTGTCTCCTCTTTGCAGGAACTTAGCTGCGGAAAAAGAGTTCTCTTTGCCTGTATAGGTACGGATCGAGCAACAGGCGACAGTCTGGGACCTCTTGTCGGCACAAATTTAAAGCGCTCGGGACACACTGTCTTAGGGACATTGGAGGAACCCCTGCACGCTCAAAATCTGATTCAAAAACTAAATGAAGTTTCCGCTAATCTACAGCCCGATTTAATCATTGCCATTGATGCCTGCCTCGGCAGAGCAGAGGATATTGGGAAAATTACCTTAGCCGATTCACCATTAATTCCCGGTGCTGCAGTCCATAAAAATTTGCCCACGGTGGGTGATATTTCAATTTTAGGAGTTGTCAATGTAGGTGGCTTTTGCGAACTTCAAGTACTTCAGGGTACCCGTCTTCATACGGTTATGAAACTAGCCAATGACATTACTCATCTAATTTGGCGGGCCATACCAATTTCCCATGGATACTCCACCCTGCGTAAACAAGGAGTGAACTCGTTCAGCTAA
- a CDS encoding metallophosphoesterase family protein has product MERIAIISDIHGNIPALEAVLDDIKRKKIPRIFCLGDLAGKGPNPAEAVDTIRDHCEVVIKGNWDYYLTEQKREGVLSWHQNRLGAERLRYLKELPVYKEFYISGKLLRLCHASPNDLFHRVYLSTEQAERLQLFEATSTLDAEADVVGYGDIHGAHIDHFAGKTIFNVGSVGNPLDITQASYGIIEGALDDRNPASFSIALVRVPYDIELAIHQADLTDMPEKEDYINELKTGIYRGHKTIHRKEG; this is encoded by the coding sequence ATGGAGAGAATTGCAATAATATCCGATATTCATGGTAATATCCCAGCCTTAGAGGCGGTACTTGACGATATTAAACGCAAAAAGATTCCAAGAATCTTTTGCCTGGGAGATTTAGCTGGTAAAGGACCTAACCCGGCAGAAGCAGTTGATACCATTAGAGATCACTGTGAAGTCGTCATTAAAGGCAATTGGGATTATTATTTAACAGAACAAAAGAGGGAAGGGGTACTAAGCTGGCATCAGAACAGGTTGGGTGCGGAACGCTTAAGGTATCTGAAAGAATTGCCAGTCTATAAAGAATTTTATATCAGCGGCAAGTTATTAAGGTTATGTCATGCATCGCCTAATGACCTTTTCCATCGAGTTTACCTCTCAACGGAACAAGCCGAACGCTTGCAATTATTTGAGGCCACTTCTACCCTTGATGCCGAAGCAGATGTGGTTGGCTATGGGGATATACATGGTGCTCATATCGATCATTTTGCTGGAAAGACTATTTTTAATGTTGGCAGCGTCGGCAATCCCTTGGATATCACTCAAGCCTCCTATGGCATCATTGAGGGAGCTTTGGATGATCGAAACCCAGCGTCGTTTTCTATAGCACTAGTGAGAGTTCCTTATGATATAGAGCTGGCAATTCATCAGGCAGATTTAACGGATATGCCTGAGAAAGAAGACTATATTAACGAATTAAAGACGGGGATTTATCGAGGGCACAAAACCATACATCGGAAAGAAGGATAA